The Balearica regulorum gibbericeps isolate bBalReg1 chromosome 30, bBalReg1.pri, whole genome shotgun sequence genome includes a window with the following:
- the ALKBH7 gene encoding alpha-ketoglutarate-dependent dioxygenase alkB homolog 7, mitochondrial isoform X2, with the protein MWPPVPGPWRRRGTRPSGCGSRTGTFGCCWRPSGRRGPGAAAPSTAPRHSPAGSTGRARHRTDPGGLAAGNSRGVGAPRPPPAPPGPPGGPRLGAGAAAAAGGGGGREGGDRSAAPLPAVGAVRGGAGGSAAAALPERPRDVGHPRAVGHPQAVGHAGAVGRPTARGQPRVGGYPRAVGQPRPPALSGCSPAVERRLRGLALVRGGFLSPGEAAELLRELEPVLGRRPYQFDHWDGAICGYRETERARWGGAGRAVLARLGGAFPPGRPAQPLVHVLDLHPGGHVRPHLDSVKFCGCTIAGVSLLTPSVMRLVSCRPGGGWLELLLEPGSLYVLRGAARYEFTHEILPDHASFFGGRRVPRGRRVALICRNAPQDTTPDTPGDSPAFIGDTETEPPPANKH; encoded by the exons ATGTGGCCGCCTGTGCCCGGGCCATGGCGGCGGCGCGGGACGAGGCCGAGCGGCTGCGGGAGCAGAACCGGCACCTTTGGGTGCTGCTGGCGGCCGAGCGGGCGCAG gggTCCCGGCGCGGCAGCACCCAGCACGGCCCCGCGGCACAGCCCCGCCGGCAGCACGGGGAGGGCACGGCACCGCACAGACCCCGGCGGCCTG GCAGCAGGGAACTCGCGGGGGGTCggagccccccggccccccccggccccccccggccccccaggGGGACCCCGACTTGGAGCAGGAGCTGCGGCGGCTGCGGGAGGAGGTGGCGGCCGGGAGGGAGGTGATCGCTCTGCAGCACCACTGCCTGCAG tgggagCAGTTCGAGGCGGAGCGGGCGGATCTGCTGCGGCGGCACTTCCTGAGCGCCCCCGAGATGTGGGGC ACCCCCGAGCCGTGGGGCACCCCCAAGCCGTGGGGCACGCTGGAGCCGTGGGGCGCCCCACAGCCAGGGGGCAGCCCCGAGTTGGGGGGTACCCCAGAGCCGTGGGGCAGCCCCGACCCCCGGCCCTGAGCGGCTGCAG CCCGGCGGTGGAGCGGCGGCTGCGGGGCCTGGCGCTGGTGCGCGGGGGGTTCCTGAGCCCCGGGGAAGCGGCCGAGCTGCTGCGGGAGCTGGAGCCGGTGCTGGGCCGGCGGCCGTACCAGTTCGATCACTGGGACGGG gCCATCTGCGGGTACCGGGAGACGGAGCGGGCgcggtgggggggggcggggcgcgcGGTGCTGGCCCGGTTGGGGGGCGCCTTCCCCCCGGGGCGCCCGGCCCAGCCCCTCGTCCACGTCCTCGACCTGCACCCGGGGGGGCACGTGCGGCCCCACCTGGACAGCGTGAAG ttctGTGGCTGCACCATCGCGGGGGTGTCGCTGCTGACCCCCAGCGTCATGCGCCTGGTGAGCTGCCGCCCGGGCGGGGggtggctggagctgctgctggagccggGCTCGCTCTACGTGCTGCg gggcGCTGCCCGGTACGAGTTCACCCACGAGATCCTGCCCGACCACGCGTCCTTCTTCGGGGGCCGCCGGGTGCCGCGGGGCCGACGCGTCGCCCTCATCTGCCGCAACGCTCCCCAGG acacgACTCCGGACACTCCTGGCGACTCCCCGGCGTTTATTGGGGACACGGAGACCGAGCCGCCCCCCGCCAATAAACACtga
- the ALKBH7 gene encoding alpha-ketoglutarate-dependent dioxygenase alkB homolog 7, mitochondrial isoform X5, with protein MAAARDEAERLREQNRHLWVLLAAERAQGSRRGSTQHGPAAQPRRQHGEGTAPHRPRRPATELPSTVPRGGARAAGRAPRTAQRQQGTRGGSEPPGPPRPPPAPQGDPDLEQELRRLREEVAAGREVIALQHHCLQEAMAAALGTPPGPPPGLDEERGRLRRLRGALARERRTFTEAAERLAREWEQFEAERADLLRRHFLSAPEMWGAPEMWGTPEPWGTPEMWGTPEMWGTPEPWGTLEPWGAPQPGGSPELGGTPEPWGSPDPRP; from the exons ATGGCGGCGGCGCGGGACGAGGCCGAGCGGCTGCGGGAGCAGAACCGGCACCTTTGGGTGCTGCTGGCGGCCGAGCGGGCGCAG gggTCCCGGCGCGGCAGCACCCAGCACGGCCCCGCGGCACAGCCCCGCCGGCAGCACGGGGAGGGCACGGCACCGCACAGACCCCGGCGGCCTG CCACGGAGCTCCCCAGCACggtgccccgggggggggcgAGGGCGGCCGGCAGAGCCCCCAGGACGGCCCagag GCAGCAGGGAACTCGCGGGGGGTCggagccccccggccccccccggccccccccggccccccaggGGGACCCCGACTTGGAGCAGGAGCTGCGGCGGCTGCGGGAGGAGGTGGCGGCCGGGAGGGAGGTGATCGCTCTGCAGCACCACTGCCTGCAG GAGGCGATGGCGGCAGCgttggggaccccccccgggccccccccggggctggacGAGGAGCGGGGGCGGCTGCGGCGGCTGCGGGGAGCCCTCGCCCGCGAACGCCGAACCTTCACCGAAGCCGCCGAGCGCCTGGCCCGGGAg tgggagCAGTTCGAGGCGGAGCGGGCGGATCTGCTGCGGCGGCACTTCCTGAGCGCCCCCGAGATGTGGGGCGCCCCCGAGATGTGGGGCACCCCTGAGCCGTGGGGCACCCCCGAGATGTGGGGCACTCCCGAGATGTGGGGCACCCCCGAG CCGTGGGGCACGCTGGAGCCGTGGGGCGCCCCACAGCCAGGGGGCAGCCCCGAGTTGGGGGGTACCCCAGAGCCGTGGGGCAGCCCCGACCCCCGGCCCTGA
- the ALKBH7 gene encoding alpha-ketoglutarate-dependent dioxygenase alkB homolog 7, mitochondrial isoform X3 — protein sequence MPRVSPSRPAPGMHRARGLWRLVAGPRPGAGTGTGAGTGAGAGTGTGAGAGAGAGDGAGDGAGARLGLGPEAEADPGLLRASSPAVERRLRGLALVRGGFLSPGEAAELLRELEPVLGRRPYQFDHWDGAICGYRETERARWGGAGRAVLARLGGAFPPGRPAQPLVHVLDLHPGGHVRPHLDSVKFCGCTIAGVSLLTPSVMRLVSCRPGGGWLELLLEPGSLYVLRGAARYEFTHEILPDHASFFGGRRVPRGRRVALICRNAPQDTTPDTPGDSPAFIGDTETEPPPANKH from the exons ATGCCCCGCGTGTCGCCGTCCCGTCCCGCTCCCGGCATGCACCGCGCGCGAGGCCTGTGGCGGCTGGTGGCGGGGCCGCGGCCTggggccgggaccgggaccggggccgggaccggggccggggccgggaccgggaccggggccggggccggggccggggccggggatGGGGCCGGGGATGGGGCCGGGGcccggctggggctggggccggaGGCGGAGGCGGACCCGGGGCTGCTCCGCGCCTCCAGCCCGGCGGTGGAGCGGCGGCTGCGGGGCCTGGCGCTGGTGCGCGGGGGGTTCCTGAGCCCCGGGGAAGCGGCCGAGCTGCTGCGGGAGCTGGAGCCGGTGCTGGGCCGGCGGCCGTACCAGTTCGATCACTGGGACGGG gCCATCTGCGGGTACCGGGAGACGGAGCGGGCgcggtgggggggggcggggcgcgcGGTGCTGGCCCGGTTGGGGGGCGCCTTCCCCCCGGGGCGCCCGGCCCAGCCCCTCGTCCACGTCCTCGACCTGCACCCGGGGGGGCACGTGCGGCCCCACCTGGACAGCGTGAAG ttctGTGGCTGCACCATCGCGGGGGTGTCGCTGCTGACCCCCAGCGTCATGCGCCTGGTGAGCTGCCGCCCGGGCGGGGggtggctggagctgctgctggagccggGCTCGCTCTACGTGCTGCg gggcGCTGCCCGGTACGAGTTCACCCACGAGATCCTGCCCGACCACGCGTCCTTCTTCGGGGGCCGCCGGGTGCCGCGGGGCCGACGCGTCGCCCTCATCTGCCGCAACGCTCCCCAGG acacgACTCCGGACACTCCTGGCGACTCCCCGGCGTTTATTGGGGACACGGAGACCGAGCCGCCCCCCGCCAATAAACACtga
- the ALKBH7 gene encoding alpha-ketoglutarate-dependent dioxygenase alkB homolog 7, mitochondrial isoform X7, protein MPRALLLVVPGAKSSRPAGGAVLPSCPACRRPVPLPACTAREACGGWWRGRGLGPGPGPGPGPGPGPGPGPGPGPGPGPGGLGPEAEADPGLLRASSPAVERRLRGLALVRGGFLSPGEAAELLRELEPVLGRRPYQFDHWDGAICGYRETERARWGGAGRAVLARLGGAFPPGRPAQPLVHVLDLHPGGHVRPHLDSVKFCGCTIAGVSLLTPSVMRLVSCRPGGGWLELLLEPGSLYVLRGAARYEFTHEILPDHASFFGGRRVPRGRRVALICRNAPQDTTPDTPGDSPAFIGDTETEPPPANKH, encoded by the exons ATGCCCCGCGCCCTTCTGCTCGTCGTTCCCGGCGCTAAGTCCTCCCGGCCGGCTGGGGGCGCTGTTCTCCCGTCATGCCCCGCGTGTCGCCGTCCCGTCCCGCTCCCGGCATGCACCGCGCGCGAGGCCTGTGGCGGCTGGTGGCGGGGCCGCGGCCTggggccgggaccgggaccggggccgggaccggggccggggccgggaccgggaccggggccggggccggggccggggccggg ggggctggggccggaGGCGGAGGCGGACCCGGGGCTGCTCCGCGCCTCCAGCCCGGCGGTGGAGCGGCGGCTGCGGGGCCTGGCGCTGGTGCGCGGGGGGTTCCTGAGCCCCGGGGAAGCGGCCGAGCTGCTGCGGGAGCTGGAGCCGGTGCTGGGCCGGCGGCCGTACCAGTTCGATCACTGGGACGGG gCCATCTGCGGGTACCGGGAGACGGAGCGGGCgcggtgggggggggcggggcgcgcGGTGCTGGCCCGGTTGGGGGGCGCCTTCCCCCCGGGGCGCCCGGCCCAGCCCCTCGTCCACGTCCTCGACCTGCACCCGGGGGGGCACGTGCGGCCCCACCTGGACAGCGTGAAG ttctGTGGCTGCACCATCGCGGGGGTGTCGCTGCTGACCCCCAGCGTCATGCGCCTGGTGAGCTGCCGCCCGGGCGGGGggtggctggagctgctgctggagccggGCTCGCTCTACGTGCTGCg gggcGCTGCCCGGTACGAGTTCACCCACGAGATCCTGCCCGACCACGCGTCCTTCTTCGGGGGCCGCCGGGTGCCGCGGGGCCGACGCGTCGCCCTCATCTGCCGCAACGCTCCCCAGG acacgACTCCGGACACTCCTGGCGACTCCCCGGCGTTTATTGGGGACACGGAGACCGAGCCGCCCCCCGCCAATAAACACtga
- the ALKBH7 gene encoding alpha-ketoglutarate-dependent dioxygenase alkB homolog 7, mitochondrial isoform X4 — translation MAAARDEAERLREQNRHLWVLLAAERAQGSRRGSTQHGPAAQPRRQHGEGTAPHRPRRPATELPSTVPRGGARAAGRAPRTAQRQQGTRGGSEPPGPPRPPPAPQGDPDLEQELRRLREEVAAGREVIALQHHCLQEAMAAALGTPPGPPPGLDEERGRLRRLRGALARERRTFTEAAERLAREWEQFEAERADLLRRHFLSAPEMWGAPEMWGTPEPWGTPEMWGTPEMWGTPEVRGTPEPWGTPKPWGTLEPWGAPQPGGSPELGGTPEPWGSPDPRP, via the exons ATGGCGGCGGCGCGGGACGAGGCCGAGCGGCTGCGGGAGCAGAACCGGCACCTTTGGGTGCTGCTGGCGGCCGAGCGGGCGCAG gggTCCCGGCGCGGCAGCACCCAGCACGGCCCCGCGGCACAGCCCCGCCGGCAGCACGGGGAGGGCACGGCACCGCACAGACCCCGGCGGCCTG CCACGGAGCTCCCCAGCACggtgccccgggggggggcgAGGGCGGCCGGCAGAGCCCCCAGGACGGCCCagag GCAGCAGGGAACTCGCGGGGGGTCggagccccccggccccccccggccccccccggccccccaggGGGACCCCGACTTGGAGCAGGAGCTGCGGCGGCTGCGGGAGGAGGTGGCGGCCGGGAGGGAGGTGATCGCTCTGCAGCACCACTGCCTGCAG GAGGCGATGGCGGCAGCgttggggaccccccccgggccccccccggggctggacGAGGAGCGGGGGCGGCTGCGGCGGCTGCGGGGAGCCCTCGCCCGCGAACGCCGAACCTTCACCGAAGCCGCCGAGCGCCTGGCCCGGGAg tgggagCAGTTCGAGGCGGAGCGGGCGGATCTGCTGCGGCGGCACTTCCTGAGCGCCCCCGAGATGTGGGGCGCCCCCGAGATGTGGGGCACCCCTGAGCCGTGGGGCACCCCCGAGATGTGGGGCACTCCCGAGATGTGGGGCACCCCCGAGGTACGGGGCACCCCCGAGCCGTGGGGCACCCCCAAGCCGTGGGGCACGCTGGAGCCGTGGGGCGCCCCACAGCCAGGGGGCAGCCCCGAGTTGGGGGGTACCCCAGAGCCGTGGGGCAGCCCCGACCCCCGGCCCTGA
- the PSPN gene encoding persephin encodes MATPPLPAAFLLLLLLLLPPPPPVGASAAPPDAAASTAPPPAPQPRAGGSRWAAGGARCGLRSLAVRVGELGLGYPSQETVLFRYCGGGCPAPPTNHGLVLARLRPGGAAGGGAGGAGPCCRPSRYEDVAFLDERQRWHRLHQLSAAACRCVG; translated from the coding sequence ATGGCgacccccccgctccccgccgccttcctcctcctcctcctcctcctcctgcccccgcccccccccgtcGGTGCCTCCGCCGCCCCCCCGGACGCTGCGGCCTCAAccgcgcccccccccgccccccagccccgcgcaGGGGGGTCCCGTTGGGCCGCGGGGGGGGCCCGGTGCGGGTTGCGCAGCCTGGCGGTGCGggtgggggagctggggctggggtaCCCCTCCCAGGAGACCGTTCTCTTCCGCTACtgcggggggggctgccccgcgCCCCCCACAAACCACGGGCTGGTCCTGGCCCGGCTgcggccggggggggcggcgggggggggcgcggggggggccgggccctGCTGTCGCCCCAGCCGCTACGAGGACGTCGCTTTCCTGGACGAGCGGCAGCGCTGGCACCGGCTGCACCAGCTCTCGGCCGCCGCCTGCCGCTGCGTGGGGTga
- the GTF2F1 gene encoding general transcription factor IIF subunit 1 isoform X2, with protein MATLGTSSQMVTEYVVRVPKTTTKKYNIMAFNAADKVNFATWHQARMERDLSNKKIYQEEELPESGAGSEFNRRLREEARRKKYGIVLREFRAEDQPWLLRVNGKAGRKYKGVKKGGVTENASYYIFTQCPDGAFEAFPVQHWYNFTPLAKHRTLTAEEAEEEWERRNKVLNHFSIMQQRRLRDQDEEEEEKEKAAKKKGGELKIHDLEDDLELSSEESEGSEAEGEKAPKPKKKAPAGKKKKKKKGSEDEAFEDSDDGDFEGQEVDYMSDASSSQEEEVGKPKVTKEDDGPKGIDEASESSEESEEEKAAEEKEEEEEEKKAPTPQEKKKKRDSSDESQTSEESDIDSETSSALFMAKKKTPPKRERRGSASSSRGNSRPGTPTEPGTTGTTLRAAASKLEQGRRQPEPPAAKRLKLDATPQPPSGKSTPSSGEVQLTEDAVRRYLGRKPMTTKDLLKKFQTKRTGLSSDATVNVLAQILKRLNPERKVIGDKMHFFLKE; from the exons ATGGCCACACTG ggCACCAGCAGCCAGATGGTCACCGAGTACGTGGTGCGGGTGCCCAA GACGACCACCAAGAAGTACAACATCATGGCCTTCAACGCCGCCGACAAGGTCAACTTCGCCACCTGGCACCAG GCGCGCATGGAGCGGGACCTGAGCAACAAGAAGATCTACCAGGAGGAGGAGCTGCCCGAATCCGGCGCCGGCAGCGAGTTCAACCGGCGGCTGCGGGAGGAGGCGCGGCGCAAGAAGTACGGCATCGTGCTGCGGGAGTTCCGCGCCGAGGAtcagccctggctgctcaggGTCAACGGGAAGGCCGGCCGCAA GTACAAGGGGGTGAAGAAGGGCGGCGTCACCGAAAACGCCTCGTACTACATCTTCACGCAGTGCCCCGACGGCGCCTTCGAGGCCTTTCCGGTCCAGCACTGGTACAACTTCACCCCCCTGGCCAAGCACCGCACCCTGACGGCCGAGGAGGCCGAGGAGGagtgggagag GCGGAACAAGGTGCTGAACCACTTCAGCATCATGCAGCAGCGGCGCCTGCGGGACcaggacgaggaggaggaggagaaggagaaggcgGCCAAGAAGAAGGGCGGGGAGCTGAAGATCCACGACCTGGAGGACGACCTGGAGCTCAGCTCCGAGGAGAGCGAGGGCAGCGAGGCCGAAG GTGAGAAGGCGCCGAAGCCGAAGAAGAAGGCGCCGGcggggaagaagaagaagaagaagaagggcTCCGAGGACGAGGCCTTCGAGGACAGCGACGACGGGGACTTcgaggggcaggaggtggatTACATGTCCGACGCCTccag CtcgcaggaggaggaggtggggaagcCCAAGGTGACGAAGGAGGACGACGGCCCCAAag gcaTCGACGAGGCGAGCGAGAGCAGCGAGGAGAGCGAGGAGGAGAAGGCGgcggaggagaaggaggaggaggaggaggagaagaaggcCCCGACGCCgcaggagaagaagaagaagaggg ACAGCAGCGACGAGTCGCAGACCTCGGAGGAGAGCGACATCGACAGCGAGACCTCCTCCGCCCTCTTCATGGCG aagaAGAAGACCCCCCCCAAGCGGGAGCGCCGGGGCTCGGCCAGCAGCTCGCGGGGAAACAGCCGACCGGGGACGCCGACGGAGCCCGGCACCACCGGCACCACCCTCCGCGCCGCCGCCTCCAAGCTGGAGCAAG GCCGTCGCCAACCGGAGCCGCCGGCCGCCAAACGCCTCAAACTGGACGCGACGCCGCAGCCGCCGTCCGGCAAATCCACCCCCAGCAGCGG ggaggTGCAGCTGACGGAGGACGCGGTGCGGCGCTACCTGGGCCGCAAACCGATGACGACCAAGGACCTGCTGAAGAAGTTCCAGACCAAGCGCACGGGGCTGAGCAGCGACGCCACCGTCAACGTCCTGGCCCAGATCCTCAAGCGCCTCAACCCCGAGCGCAAGGTCATCGGCGACAAGATGCACTTCTTCCTCAAGGAGTAG
- the GTF2F1 gene encoding general transcription factor IIF subunit 1 isoform X1 translates to MATLGTSSQMVTEYVVRVPKTTTKKYNIMAFNAADKVNFATWHQARMERDLSNKKIYQEEELPESGAGSEFNRRLREEARRKKYGIVLREFRAEDQPWLLRVNGKAGRKYKGVKKGGVTENASYYIFTQCPDGAFEAFPVQHWYNFTPLAKHRTLTAEEAEEEWERRNKVLNHFSIMQQRRLRDQDEEEEEKEKAAKKKGGELKIHDLEDDLELSSEESEGSEAEGEKAPKPKKKAPAGKKKKKKKGSEDEAFEDSDDGDFEGQEVDYMSDASSSSQEEEVGKPKVTKEDDGPKGIDEASESSEESEEEKAAEEKEEEEEEKKAPTPQEKKKKRDSSDESQTSEESDIDSETSSALFMAKKKTPPKRERRGSASSSRGNSRPGTPTEPGTTGTTLRAAASKLEQGRRQPEPPAAKRLKLDATPQPPSGKSTPSSGEVQLTEDAVRRYLGRKPMTTKDLLKKFQTKRTGLSSDATVNVLAQILKRLNPERKVIGDKMHFFLKE, encoded by the exons ATGGCCACACTG ggCACCAGCAGCCAGATGGTCACCGAGTACGTGGTGCGGGTGCCCAA GACGACCACCAAGAAGTACAACATCATGGCCTTCAACGCCGCCGACAAGGTCAACTTCGCCACCTGGCACCAG GCGCGCATGGAGCGGGACCTGAGCAACAAGAAGATCTACCAGGAGGAGGAGCTGCCCGAATCCGGCGCCGGCAGCGAGTTCAACCGGCGGCTGCGGGAGGAGGCGCGGCGCAAGAAGTACGGCATCGTGCTGCGGGAGTTCCGCGCCGAGGAtcagccctggctgctcaggGTCAACGGGAAGGCCGGCCGCAA GTACAAGGGGGTGAAGAAGGGCGGCGTCACCGAAAACGCCTCGTACTACATCTTCACGCAGTGCCCCGACGGCGCCTTCGAGGCCTTTCCGGTCCAGCACTGGTACAACTTCACCCCCCTGGCCAAGCACCGCACCCTGACGGCCGAGGAGGCCGAGGAGGagtgggagag GCGGAACAAGGTGCTGAACCACTTCAGCATCATGCAGCAGCGGCGCCTGCGGGACcaggacgaggaggaggaggagaaggagaaggcgGCCAAGAAGAAGGGCGGGGAGCTGAAGATCCACGACCTGGAGGACGACCTGGAGCTCAGCTCCGAGGAGAGCGAGGGCAGCGAGGCCGAAG GTGAGAAGGCGCCGAAGCCGAAGAAGAAGGCGCCGGcggggaagaagaagaagaagaagaagggcTCCGAGGACGAGGCCTTCGAGGACAGCGACGACGGGGACTTcgaggggcaggaggtggatTACATGTCCGACGCCTccag CAGCtcgcaggaggaggaggtggggaagcCCAAGGTGACGAAGGAGGACGACGGCCCCAAag gcaTCGACGAGGCGAGCGAGAGCAGCGAGGAGAGCGAGGAGGAGAAGGCGgcggaggagaaggaggaggaggaggaggagaagaaggcCCCGACGCCgcaggagaagaagaagaagaggg ACAGCAGCGACGAGTCGCAGACCTCGGAGGAGAGCGACATCGACAGCGAGACCTCCTCCGCCCTCTTCATGGCG aagaAGAAGACCCCCCCCAAGCGGGAGCGCCGGGGCTCGGCCAGCAGCTCGCGGGGAAACAGCCGACCGGGGACGCCGACGGAGCCCGGCACCACCGGCACCACCCTCCGCGCCGCCGCCTCCAAGCTGGAGCAAG GCCGTCGCCAACCGGAGCCGCCGGCCGCCAAACGCCTCAAACTGGACGCGACGCCGCAGCCGCCGTCCGGCAAATCCACCCCCAGCAGCGG ggaggTGCAGCTGACGGAGGACGCGGTGCGGCGCTACCTGGGCCGCAAACCGATGACGACCAAGGACCTGCTGAAGAAGTTCCAGACCAAGCGCACGGGGCTGAGCAGCGACGCCACCGTCAACGTCCTGGCCCAGATCCTCAAGCGCCTCAACCCCGAGCGCAAGGTCATCGGCGACAAGATGCACTTCTTCCTCAAGGAGTAG
- the ALKBH7 gene encoding alpha-ketoglutarate-dependent dioxygenase alkB homolog 7, mitochondrial isoform X6, producing the protein MAAARDEAERLREQNRHLWVLLAAERAQGSRRGSTQHGPAAQPRRQHGEGTAPHRPRRPATELPSTVPRGGARAAGRAPRTAQRQQGTRGGSEPPGPPRPPPAPQGDPDLEQELRRLREEVAAGREVIALQHHCLQEAMAAALGTPPGPPPGLDEERGRLRRLRGALARERRTFTEAAERLAREWEQFEAERADLLRRHFLSAPEMWGTPEPWGTPKPWGTLEPWGAPQPGGSPELGGTPEPWGSPDPRP; encoded by the exons ATGGCGGCGGCGCGGGACGAGGCCGAGCGGCTGCGGGAGCAGAACCGGCACCTTTGGGTGCTGCTGGCGGCCGAGCGGGCGCAG gggTCCCGGCGCGGCAGCACCCAGCACGGCCCCGCGGCACAGCCCCGCCGGCAGCACGGGGAGGGCACGGCACCGCACAGACCCCGGCGGCCTG CCACGGAGCTCCCCAGCACggtgccccgggggggggcgAGGGCGGCCGGCAGAGCCCCCAGGACGGCCCagag GCAGCAGGGAACTCGCGGGGGGTCggagccccccggccccccccggccccccccggccccccaggGGGACCCCGACTTGGAGCAGGAGCTGCGGCGGCTGCGGGAGGAGGTGGCGGCCGGGAGGGAGGTGATCGCTCTGCAGCACCACTGCCTGCAG GAGGCGATGGCGGCAGCgttggggaccccccccgggccccccccggggctggacGAGGAGCGGGGGCGGCTGCGGCGGCTGCGGGGAGCCCTCGCCCGCGAACGCCGAACCTTCACCGAAGCCGCCGAGCGCCTGGCCCGGGAg tgggagCAGTTCGAGGCGGAGCGGGCGGATCTGCTGCGGCGGCACTTCCTGAGCGCCCCCGAGATGTGGGGC ACCCCCGAGCCGTGGGGCACCCCCAAGCCGTGGGGCACGCTGGAGCCGTGGGGCGCCCCACAGCCAGGGGGCAGCCCCGAGTTGGGGGGTACCCCAGAGCCGTGGGGCAGCCCCGACCCCCGGCCCTGA
- the ALKBH7 gene encoding alpha-ketoglutarate-dependent dioxygenase alkB homolog 7, mitochondrial isoform X1 — translation MWPPVPGPWRRRGTRPSGCGSRTGTFGCCWRPSGRRGPGAAAPSTAPRHSPAGSTGRARHRTDPGGLAAGNSRGVGAPRPPPAPPGPPGGPRLGAGAAAAAGGGGGREGGDRSAAPLPAGGDGGSVGDPPRAPPGAGRGAGAAAAAAGSPRPRTPNLHRSRRAPGPGVGAVRGGAGGSAAAALPERPRDVGHPRAVGHPQAVGHAGAVGRPTARGQPRVGGYPRAVGQPRPPALSGCSPAVERRLRGLALVRGGFLSPGEAAELLRELEPVLGRRPYQFDHWDGAICGYRETERARWGGAGRAVLARLGGAFPPGRPAQPLVHVLDLHPGGHVRPHLDSVKFCGCTIAGVSLLTPSVMRLVSCRPGGGWLELLLEPGSLYVLRGAARYEFTHEILPDHASFFGGRRVPRGRRVALICRNAPQDTTPDTPGDSPAFIGDTETEPPPANKH, via the exons ATGTGGCCGCCTGTGCCCGGGCCATGGCGGCGGCGCGGGACGAGGCCGAGCGGCTGCGGGAGCAGAACCGGCACCTTTGGGTGCTGCTGGCGGCCGAGCGGGCGCAG gggTCCCGGCGCGGCAGCACCCAGCACGGCCCCGCGGCACAGCCCCGCCGGCAGCACGGGGAGGGCACGGCACCGCACAGACCCCGGCGGCCTG GCAGCAGGGAACTCGCGGGGGGTCggagccccccggccccccccggccccccccggccccccaggGGGACCCCGACTTGGAGCAGGAGCTGCGGCGGCTGCGGGAGGAGGTGGCGGCCGGGAGGGAGGTGATCGCTCTGCAGCACCACTGCCTGCAG GAGGCGATGGCGGCAGCgttggggaccccccccgggccccccccggggctggacGAGGAGCGGGGGCGGCTGCGGCGGCTGCGGGGAGCCCTCGCCCGCGAACGCCGAACCTTCACCGAAGCCGCCGAGCGCCTGGCCCGGGAg tgggagCAGTTCGAGGCGGAGCGGGCGGATCTGCTGCGGCGGCACTTCCTGAGCGCCCCCGAGATGTGGGGC ACCCCCGAGCCGTGGGGCACCCCCAAGCCGTGGGGCACGCTGGAGCCGTGGGGCGCCCCACAGCCAGGGGGCAGCCCCGAGTTGGGGGGTACCCCAGAGCCGTGGGGCAGCCCCGACCCCCGGCCCTGAGCGGCTGCAG CCCGGCGGTGGAGCGGCGGCTGCGGGGCCTGGCGCTGGTGCGCGGGGGGTTCCTGAGCCCCGGGGAAGCGGCCGAGCTGCTGCGGGAGCTGGAGCCGGTGCTGGGCCGGCGGCCGTACCAGTTCGATCACTGGGACGGG gCCATCTGCGGGTACCGGGAGACGGAGCGGGCgcggtgggggggggcggggcgcgcGGTGCTGGCCCGGTTGGGGGGCGCCTTCCCCCCGGGGCGCCCGGCCCAGCCCCTCGTCCACGTCCTCGACCTGCACCCGGGGGGGCACGTGCGGCCCCACCTGGACAGCGTGAAG ttctGTGGCTGCACCATCGCGGGGGTGTCGCTGCTGACCCCCAGCGTCATGCGCCTGGTGAGCTGCCGCCCGGGCGGGGggtggctggagctgctgctggagccggGCTCGCTCTACGTGCTGCg gggcGCTGCCCGGTACGAGTTCACCCACGAGATCCTGCCCGACCACGCGTCCTTCTTCGGGGGCCGCCGGGTGCCGCGGGGCCGACGCGTCGCCCTCATCTGCCGCAACGCTCCCCAGG acacgACTCCGGACACTCCTGGCGACTCCCCGGCGTTTATTGGGGACACGGAGACCGAGCCGCCCCCCGCCAATAAACACtga